A window from Flavobacterium gyeonganense encodes these proteins:
- a CDS encoding endonuclease, with amino-acid sequence MKKFYILLFTFYAVFCSAQAPANYYSTATGTGYTLKTQLYNIIKDHTDNGYSGLYVTYQTSDIDNFYENDGSILDMYSENPNGNDPYNYSAGATQRCGSAGYSNEGDCYNREHIIPQSVFDEKAPMVSDAHFITPTDGKVNGVRSNYPHSVVATPTQTSLNGSKLGASTTAGYSGLVFEPIDEFKGDIARMYFYFATRYENTVAGYSYPMFNGTSNKVFTPAFLSQLIAWHNQDPVSAREIARNNAIYARQNNRNPYIDHPEYVAAIWTTEADDTTVPTAPSNLAVASSTSNSVNLTWSAATDNVGVTGYAVYVNSVFKQNETGLSATITGLTPSTSYAFYVVARDASNNISVPSSTVNGVTAASTGGGNTGSEIFFTEYVEGSSNNKILEISNFTGTTVNLSDYSIKKQSNGAGAWGPGLALTGTINDGTSYVIAYNLAATSCYNPASANLSSNSTDLQYNGNDPIGLFKNNVLIDIIGTFNGGAPNFAIDETLRRKPTVTGPNTTFNKTGEWDSYPKDTCSGLGSHTVTLSNEEFNTTEFSIYPNPVTHQFTINFKDGSDESFTIAIYSLLGQKVFERQNTNNKTIEVQDFSKGTYLIKITKDSKTLTKKLIIN; translated from the coding sequence ATGAAAAAATTTTACATTCTGTTATTTACGTTTTATGCAGTTTTTTGCTCTGCCCAGGCACCGGCTAATTATTATTCTACAGCTACCGGAACAGGTTATACCCTAAAAACTCAATTGTACAATATCATTAAAGATCACACTGATAATGGCTATTCAGGCTTATATGTTACTTATCAGACATCTGATATTGATAATTTTTATGAAAATGACGGATCAATACTAGATATGTACTCAGAAAACCCTAACGGAAATGATCCTTATAATTACAGCGCAGGTGCCACACAAAGATGCGGATCAGCCGGATATTCAAATGAAGGTGACTGTTACAACAGAGAGCACATTATTCCGCAATCTGTATTTGATGAAAAAGCACCAATGGTTTCTGATGCTCATTTTATAACTCCAACTGATGGAAAAGTAAACGGAGTACGATCTAATTATCCGCATTCGGTTGTAGCAACACCAACACAGACAAGTTTAAACGGAAGCAAATTAGGTGCAAGTACAACTGCAGGTTATTCGGGACTCGTTTTTGAGCCCATAGATGAATTTAAAGGTGACATTGCCAGAATGTATTTTTATTTTGCAACACGCTACGAAAATACTGTTGCAGGTTATTCATATCCAATGTTTAACGGAACTTCAAACAAAGTTTTTACTCCTGCATTTTTAAGTCAGCTTATTGCCTGGCACAACCAAGATCCTGTAAGTGCCCGCGAAATAGCTCGTAATAATGCCATTTATGCACGCCAGAACAATCGCAATCCTTATATCGATCATCCGGAATATGTTGCTGCTATATGGACTACTGAAGCAGATGATACAACTGTTCCAACAGCCCCTTCAAATTTAGCTGTAGCATCAAGTACCTCTAACTCTGTTAATTTAACATGGTCAGCTGCTACAGATAACGTAGGTGTTACTGGATATGCAGTATATGTCAACTCGGTTTTTAAACAAAATGAAACTGGACTGAGTGCTACAATAACAGGGCTTACACCTTCTACCTCTTACGCCTTTTATGTAGTTGCCAGAGATGCTTCTAATAACATATCAGTTCCAAGTTCAACTGTGAACGGAGTTACAGCAGCTTCAACCGGAGGTGGAAATACAGGTTCTGAAATTTTCTTTACAGAATATGTTGAAGGCAGTAGCAATAACAAGATACTAGAGATATCAAATTTCACCGGAACAACAGTAAACTTATCAGACTATTCAATTAAAAAACAATCGAATGGTGCCGGAGCATGGGGACCAGGATTAGCTCTAACCGGAACAATCAATGATGGCACTTCTTATGTAATTGCCTATAATTTAGCCGCTACAAGCTGCTATAATCCAGCTAGTGCTAATTTATCAAGCAATAGTACTGATCTTCAATATAATGGAAATGATCCGATTGGTTTATTTAAAAATAATGTTTTGATTGACATTATCGGAACTTTTAACGGAGGAGCTCCCAATTTTGCGATAGATGAAACATTAAGAAGAAAACCTACTGTAACGGGGCCAAATACTACTTTCAACAAAACCGGAGAGTGGGATTCATATCCTAAAGATACATGTTCAGGACTTGGAAGCCATACCGTTACATTATCAAATGAAGAGTTTAATACTACTGAATTTTCAATTTACCCTAATCCTGTTACACACCAGTTCACAATTAATTTTAAAGATGGTAGTGATGAATCTTTCACAATAGCTATTTATTCACTGTTAGGGCAAAAGGTTTTTGAAAGACAAAACACTAATAATAAAACGATTGAAGTTCAAGATTTTTCAAAAGGCACTTATCTTATTAAAATAACTAAAGATTCAAAAACACTGACTAAAAAATTAATAATCAATTAA